In the Alkaliphilus oremlandii OhILAs genome, one interval contains:
- a CDS encoding phosphatase PAP2 family protein, with translation MVTIKRLWNDYKHFALLSLYGVLYLWFYYLERTVVPEYDMFSPLDHKIPFIKEFVIPYLFWYIYMAFGFVYLGIVSKKDYYRLFLFMFIGMSVCYAVYGIFPNGQSLRPVITGDDIFSRTMKYIYATDTPTNVAPSIHVLNSIAIHIGLMGYEPFKKNRGLKLVSLIIMVTISASTVLVKQHSILDGIWAIALSIVLYVGIYVVPDFIGERKEVGVENTKASVSTQKGI, from the coding sequence ATGGTTACAATAAAAAGATTATGGAATGATTATAAGCATTTTGCTTTACTTTCATTATATGGCGTATTATATCTTTGGTTTTATTATTTAGAAAGAACTGTGGTTCCAGAATATGATATGTTTTCTCCTCTAGATCATAAGATACCATTTATTAAAGAATTTGTGATTCCCTACTTATTTTGGTACATATATATGGCATTCGGATTTGTGTATCTAGGGATTGTATCAAAAAAGGATTATTATCGTTTATTTTTATTTATGTTCATCGGTATGAGTGTCTGTTATGCCGTTTATGGAATATTTCCAAATGGACAAAGCTTACGTCCAGTGATTACAGGCGATGATATTTTCTCCAGAACCATGAAGTATATTTATGCTACAGATACACCAACGAATGTTGCGCCCAGTATTCACGTATTAAATTCCATCGCCATCCACATTGGCTTAATGGGATATGAGCCATTTAAGAAAAACAGAGGATTGAAATTGGTTTCTCTAATTATTATGGTTACCATCAGTGCATCTACGGTTTTAGTGAAACAACATTCCATCTTAGATGGCATTTGGGCCATAGCGCTCTCCATTGTATTATATGTAGGCATCTATGTGGTACCGGATTTCATTGGGGAAAGAAAAGAAGTTGGCGTAGAAAATACAAAAGCATCCGTTTCAACTCAGAAAGGGATCTAA
- a CDS encoding YajQ family cyclic di-GMP-binding protein, whose protein sequence is MAKDNSFDIVSQIDLQEVDNAINQSSKEISQRFDLKGTNTTVERNDTEISINAPDDMKLKNVVDILQTKLTQRGISLKALEYGKIEHALGGRAKQVIKLQQGIDKDQAKKITTLIKDSKIKVQASIQGESVRVSGKNRDDLQAAIQLLKEADLPMNLQFTNYR, encoded by the coding sequence ATGGCAAAGGACAACTCTTTTGATATTGTTTCACAAATTGACCTTCAAGAGGTGGATAATGCTATTAACCAATCGAGTAAGGAGATTTCTCAGCGTTTTGATTTAAAAGGAACAAATACAACCGTTGAAAGAAATGATACAGAAATATCCATCAATGCTCCTGACGATATGAAGCTAAAAAACGTTGTAGATATTTTACAAACAAAACTTACCCAAAGAGGTATTTCATTAAAAGCTTTAGAATATGGGAAAATCGAACATGCTCTTGGTGGCAGAGCAAAGCAAGTAATTAAGCTACAGCAGGGAATCGATAAAGATCAGGCTAAAAAAATAACGACTTTAATTAAAGATTCTAAAATTAAGGTTCAAGCATCGATCCAAGGGGAATCTGTTCGAGTCTCTGGAAAAAATCGTGATGACCTTCAAGCAGCGATTCAATTACTAAAGGAAGCAGATCTTCCTATGAATCTACAGTTTACAAACTATAGATAA
- a CDS encoding U32 family peptidase, producing MQQIELLAPAGNLEALKAAVQNGADAIYLGGQDFGARAYASNFDREAMKEAVSYAHIRGVKVYVTVNILVKDEEIETLMEYIKFLYEIDVDAVIVQDMGVFHLIKELFPDFEIHASTQMTLHNRQGVEVLKEMGVSRVVLSREVTIEEIKDIYDATGMELEVFIHGALCVSYSGQCLMSSFIGGRSGNRGRCAQPCRRQYNLLKLNRDKEILKSGEFLNKGRSFHLSMRDLNTLEEIGQLIEAGVTSFKIEGRMKKPQYVASIVRGYRKAIDLYLSDRKALKDDQLQEEIAQMFNRKFTKGHLFHSPKAEVINIEKPNNRGLYLGRIEDVNRKENRFRIKLEVDIAVGDGVEIWNESTDDMGGNIRNIYRDHQLVKEAKKGEVVELEMRCSVQKGDQVYKTLNLSLMDALEKTYAQDKEYKKIPLYGKVQVELNEKIKVCLWDNEGHAVEAKSDAVVEAALKVAVTEEKLLEQLSKLGNTPFQLEHLDVSLGENCSVPVSVLNSLRREIVDQLMDLRKNRHNRETIENQDFNEKLRSWISNSERKNKEPLASLRLSVKVDTLHQLKEVLKHDVGRVYYEDIATFKDAIGMCREKNTAALTEIYLRTPNILRNSEYDRLENLVEGLSFDGILAGDVGLIRWNKEHANLPVFGDYTLNVFNRPSIHAFEGLDFNGITLSPELDFNSLYQLDFNNALEKEAMIYGKVVVMTTEYCPFIQENQCDHNCNQCRYPKYHYNFGLNDAKNVSFPIAKNYWGRTIILNSKPLFMIDRLHEFKDVPVQWLRLEFTDETIEEIKELLELAEKNIHRALTGEKSKEDIEVERIFKDGFTRGHYYRGVE from the coding sequence AAAGTATACGTTACAGTAAACATCTTAGTGAAGGATGAGGAGATCGAAACTCTAATGGAATACATAAAATTCCTATATGAGATTGATGTGGATGCTGTTATTGTTCAGGATATGGGTGTTTTTCATCTGATTAAAGAGTTGTTTCCAGATTTTGAAATCCATGCCAGTACCCAAATGACCTTGCATAATAGACAAGGCGTGGAAGTATTAAAAGAAATGGGTGTCAGTAGGGTGGTTTTATCAAGGGAAGTGACCATCGAAGAAATCAAAGATATTTATGATGCTACAGGTATGGAACTAGAAGTCTTTATACACGGTGCGTTATGTGTTTCCTATTCAGGGCAATGCTTAATGAGTAGCTTTATTGGTGGTAGAAGCGGCAATAGAGGTCGCTGTGCACAGCCATGCAGAAGACAATATAACCTATTGAAGCTAAATAGAGATAAAGAAATTTTGAAGTCTGGAGAATTTTTAAATAAGGGTCGATCCTTCCATCTGAGCATGAGGGACCTAAATACCTTAGAAGAAATTGGTCAGCTTATAGAGGCTGGTGTTACATCCTTTAAAATTGAAGGACGCATGAAAAAACCACAGTATGTGGCTTCCATCGTTCGTGGCTATAGAAAGGCAATCGATCTGTATTTAAGTGATCGAAAAGCACTGAAGGATGATCAATTGCAGGAAGAAATAGCACAGATGTTTAATCGAAAGTTCACCAAGGGACATTTATTCCATAGCCCTAAGGCTGAGGTTATTAATATTGAAAAACCCAATAACAGAGGCTTATACCTAGGTCGGATAGAAGATGTAAACAGGAAAGAAAATCGATTTCGGATTAAGTTAGAAGTGGATATCGCTGTGGGCGATGGCGTCGAGATTTGGAATGAGTCTACAGATGATATGGGTGGCAATATTCGAAATATCTATAGAGATCATCAATTGGTTAAAGAGGCTAAAAAAGGTGAGGTTGTAGAGCTAGAGATGAGATGCAGTGTACAAAAAGGAGATCAAGTATATAAAACATTGAATCTTTCTTTAATGGATGCACTGGAGAAAACTTATGCACAGGACAAGGAATATAAGAAGATCCCATTGTATGGAAAGGTTCAAGTGGAGCTCAATGAAAAGATCAAAGTATGCCTATGGGACAATGAGGGGCATGCTGTAGAAGCAAAAAGCGATGCTGTGGTGGAAGCGGCTCTTAAGGTTGCCGTTACAGAAGAAAAGCTTTTAGAACAATTATCCAAGCTGGGCAATACACCGTTTCAATTGGAGCATTTGGATGTCAGTTTAGGTGAAAATTGCTCTGTACCCGTTTCTGTACTCAATAGTCTGAGAAGAGAGATTGTAGATCAGCTGATGGATTTGAGAAAAAATAGGCACAATAGAGAGACCATAGAGAACCAGGATTTTAATGAAAAGCTCAGAAGCTGGATATCCAACAGTGAAAGAAAAAATAAAGAACCTTTGGCATCTTTAAGACTGTCCGTTAAGGTGGATACTTTACATCAGCTTAAGGAAGTTTTAAAACACGATGTTGGGCGAGTTTACTATGAAGATATTGCCACATTTAAAGATGCTATCGGAATGTGTAGAGAAAAAAACACTGCTGCTTTGACGGAAATCTATCTAAGGACGCCAAATATTTTGAGAAATTCTGAATATGATCGATTAGAAAACCTAGTAGAAGGGCTCAGTTTTGATGGAATTTTAGCTGGCGATGTGGGTCTCATTCGATGGAATAAAGAGCACGCCAATCTTCCGGTCTTTGGGGATTACACATTGAATGTATTCAATCGTCCTTCCATCCATGCTTTTGAGGGTTTAGATTTTAATGGCATCACTTTATCGCCGGAGCTAGATTTCAATTCACTCTATCAATTAGATTTCAATAATGCTTTAGAAAAGGAAGCGATGATCTACGGTAAGGTCGTTGTTATGACAACAGAATACTGTCCTTTTATTCAAGAGAATCAATGTGATCATAACTGTAATCAATGCAGATATCCGAAGTATCACTATAATTTTGGACTCAATGATGCTAAAAATGTAAGCTTTCCCATTGCCAAGAACTATTGGGGAAGAACGATCATTCTCAACTCAAAGCCCTTATTTATGATTGATCGACTGCATGAATTTAAAGATGTTCCAGTTCAATGGCTTCGATTAGAATTTACAGATGAAACCATTGAAGAAATTAAGGAGCTACTAGAATTGGCTGAAAAAAATATCCATAGAGCGTTGACTGGAGAGAAATCTAAAGAAGATATAGAGGTGGAGCGTATTTTCAAGGACGGATTTACGAGAGGACATTACTATAGAGGCGTAGAATAA